ATCATAACCTATTACGCCAAAGAGGCCGCCAGATATCTGAGGGAGCGCAGATGAGGGGCCCCAGATCCGCGGCGCTGTTCTCAAGATCGAAGGCGCTGACGCCCGGAGGGGTATCCAGCCCGGTCAGGGCTTTCCCTCCCAACCCTCTTTTCATCGCGGAAGGGAAAGGCTCGCACATAATCGACGCCGACGGAAACGAATACGTCGATCTCTGCATGGCCTACGGGCCGCTGATCGCAGGGCACGCCTGCCCCGATGTCATCGATGCCGCGGCCGCCCAGATCAGGAAGGGAACCGTCTACGGCGCTCCTTCCGAACCGGAGCTCAGCCTCATCGAGAAAATAGCTGGGAGGATGCCTTCATGCGATATGGTCCGCCTTGCCTGCTCAGGTACGGAAGCCACCATGCACGCGATAAGGCTGGCCAGAGGGCACACCGGTAAGGACGGGATAGTCAAGATCGACGGCGGGTTCCACGGCGCCCACGACGCGATGCTCATCGCGGCCGGGTCAGGTTCGGCCCAAGGGGTCCCAGGCTCCGCAGGAGTCCCCGAGGACGCCGTAAAGAACACTTACGCCGTCGATTACAACGACGCAGGGATGTTCGAGAGCCTGCTGGATAAGAACGACGACATCGCCGCCGTGATAATGGAGCCGGTCCTCGGGAACGTCGGGGTGGTTCCGCCTAAGAAAGGATACCTGGAGGAGATGAGGAAGATAACCTCGTCCCACGGCGTCCTGCTGATCTTCGACGAGGTCATCACCGGCATGAGGCTCTCAGGAGGGGGCGCCCAGAAGATGCTCGGCGTCACGCCCGACCTCACGACCATGGGCAAGATCATCGGCGGAGGATTCCCCGCCGGAGCATTCGGCGGAAAGAGGGAGATC
This genomic window from Candidatus Methanomethylophilaceae archaeon contains:
- a CDS encoding glutamate-1-semialdehyde 2,1-aminomutase, coding for MRGPRSAALFSRSKALTPGGVSSPVRAFPPNPLFIAEGKGSHIIDADGNEYVDLCMAYGPLIAGHACPDVIDAAAAQIRKGTVYGAPSEPELSLIEKIAGRMPSCDMVRLACSGTEATMHAIRLARGHTGKDGIVKIDGGFHGAHDAMLIAAGSGSAQGVPGSAGVPEDAVKNTYAVDYNDAGMFESLLDKNDDIAAVIMEPVLGNVGVVPPKKGYLEEMRKITSSHGVLLIFDEVITGMRLSGGGAQKMLGVTPDLTTMGKIIGGGFPAGAFGGKREIMENVAPQGSVYAAGTFAGNPVSAAAGLALLNFMEGKYGALNAATADLVSSLRDSLADSGVKGCIQSVGSMFSIGLGMDSISNGREARGVDRESFAKLFACMLDSGVYLPPSALEVEFMSAAHTEEDSRKIAEAFDSAVRRLKA